GAGGCAACCACCGTGTGGCGGCCTATTTCTACGTTGTGGGCTATCTGTACCAGGTTATCAATCTTGCTGCCTTCCCGAAGGATGGTAGAGCCCATGGTAGCGCAGTCAATGGTAGCGTTGGCGCCAATGCTGACGTTGTCTTCCAGCACCACATTGCCAATCTGCGGAATGGTGCGGTAGGAGCCATCGGGCTGCGGGGCAAAGCCAAAACCATCGGAGCCGATGACGGCGCCGGCATGCACGGTGCAGCGTGCTCCAATCACGGTTTCAGAGTAGATCTTGGCCCCGGCATAGAGAATGGTGCCGGCTCCAATCTTCACCCGGTCACCGATGTAGACGTGAGGGAAGATGACCACATCCGGCCCAATCTCGCAGTCATGCCCGATATAGGAAAAGGCGCCGCGGTAATGGTTCTCGCCAATGGTAGAATTAGGGCCCATAAAGGCGGGCTCCTCCACGCCCCGGCGGCCGGTGCGCGAGGCCTGCTGGTAGAACTCCAGCAAGGTAGTAAAGCAGGTATAGGGGTCGTCTACGCGGATGAGCGCGGCGGACACGGGCTGCCGCAACTCCAGCGTACGACTCACAATCACAGCCGAAGCTCCGGTGGTGTAGAGCTGGGGTTCGTATTTAGGATTTGCCAGGAAGGTAAGGGAACCGTCCCGGGCTTCTTCAATTTTTGCCAGCCGGTCAATGCGGAGTGCGGCGTCACCTTCGACGTCGCCCCGCAGCACCTCTGCTACTTGGCCTACCGTGAATTCCATAGGAAAGCAAAAGTAGGCAAATATTCAGTTGCCCGTTGTGAGTGTAGGGTAGCTACCCGTTGAGTTTCCATGGTAAATCCAAATGGGCCACGGCCAGCTTACAAAATCTCCTTGGGGTAGCAGATATAGTGCTTCTCCACGCGCTGCCCCAGGGCTTTAATATTGGGCAGGTCGGAGGCTTCGGCTACGTTTACCACGCTGCCGCGCTTGGTGAGCACGTCAATGGTGTCCTGACCATCGGCATCGTAGGCGTTGTTGCTGATGCGGCCCGTGAGCATGAGCTGGGCCGCGGCGGCCGGCGGCAGCTGGAAATGCTCGGCAATAAGCTCCACAATGCCCAGCTGAAAGTCCTCGTCAAACGGCTCAGTTTGCAGCTGAATTTTGAACAGATGGCGGTCCAGCATGCTTTGGGCCAGGTAGTTCAGAACCTTATCGGGGTGGTCGGCCCAGAGCTTAATGGCGCTCCATACGTCGGTATCGTCCAGGCGGGTAAAGCGGCGCAGAATGGTGTCATCGGCCTCAAACTCCTTTTGGCTGACGTTGCGGGAGAGAAAGAAGTGGAGGTTGGGCGAGGCCGGCACCTCTACGCCGGAGCGCACCAGGTCCCGGGCGTGCTGCATGATGCGGATAATCATCTGCTCGGCCGAGGTAACGGTTTTGTGCAGATATACCTGCCAGTACATCAGGCGGCGGCTCACCAGGAAGTTCTCAATGCTATACACCGCTTTTTCCTCCAGTACCAGCCGCTCGTCTACCACCGTCAGCATTTTGATGAGGCGGTCGGCGCCGGGTCTGCCTTCCTGCACGCCGGTATAGAAGGAGTCGCGGTTCAGATAATCGAGGCGGTCCATGTCCAGCTGGCTGCTCACCAGCTGGTGAAAAAACGGGCGGTGATAGGTGCCCCGGAAGATTTCAATGGCCAGATCCAGCGCTCCGTTGAACTCAGTGTTCAGCTTGCGCATCAGGTGCAGGCTGAGTTCCTCGTGGTGTACTTCATGAAAAATACTGCGCTCCAGGGCGTGGGAGAGGGGCCCGTGGCCAATGTCGTGCAGCAGAATAGCGGCCATGGCGGCCTCGCCTTCCTGGGCTGAAATCTGAATGCCTTTGTCTTTCAAGGTGCGCAGGGCCAGCGACATCAGGTGCATGGCGCCCAGCGCGTGGTGAAAGCGGGTGTGCAGCGCGCCCGGATACACAAACATGGTAAGCCCCAACTGCTGAATGCGCCGCAGCCGCTGAAAGTAGGAATGCTCAATCAGGTCGAACAACAACTCGGTGGGGATGGTGACAAAGCCGTACACCGGGTCGTTGAAGATTTTCTTTTTGTTCATTGGGTGATGATTGGGCGAAAGTAGCGCGAAGCTCCGGCTTCGGGTACGAGCAAAGCGAGTATTCAGGCGTCTGCAAACGTCAGCACTCGCTGCGCTCGTACGCGAAGCCGGAGCTTCGCGCTACAGGCTTGCGGCGTCCGACTCAACTATTTTCGGCTTCTTTACGGCGAAGATGGCACTGCTCCGGCAGTTGATCCGAATTTTTCAAAACCTAAAGTCGAGGATTGGGAGTAAAGCTACTTACGAAACTTCAGTTGCAACCTACCGATGTGCATTTGCCTCTTTCCGAAGCAAAGCGCCTGCGGTAAGCTGCCTTTATGAGAAGCTCGTGTAACCGCTTTGCCAGCTACCCGTTGGCGGTATAGCATCTAACCCTAGAACTCCATCCATGCAACGTTACAGCATCCTCTGGGCCGACGACGAAATCGACCTGCTGAAACCCCACATTCTCTTTCTACAGGACAAAGGCTACGACGTAACCGGCGTGAACAGCGGCGCCGATGCCATTGAGCAGATTCAGGAACAGAACTACGATATCGTGTTTCTGGACGAGAATATGCCCGGCCTCACCGGCCTGGAAACCCTCTCCGAAATCAAGACCATTAAGCCTACCGTGCCCGTGGTTATGATTACCAAGAGCGAGGAAGAGCATATCATGGAAGAGGCCATCGGCTCCAAAATTGCCGATTACCTTATCAAACCCGTGAATCCTAACCAGATTCTGCTGGCCGTAAAAAAGGTGCTGGACAACAAGCGCCTGGTGTCTGAAAAGACCAACACCGGCTACCAGCGCGACTTCCGCCAGCTGGGCATGCAGCTCTCCGACCGCCTCTCAGCGCAGGAATGGGCCGATGTGTACAAGAAGCTGGTGTACTGGGAGCTGGAAATCAATGAGACTGAAGGCAAAAGCATGGCTGAGGTCTTCAACATGCAGAAGGACGAGGCCAACTCCTACTTCGGCCGCTTCATCACGGAGAACTACGAAGACTGGGTGAACGGCGACAAGGATGCCCCGCTCATGTCGCATCAGCTTTTCAAGGAGCGCGTGTTTCCGCTGCTGAAGGAAACCGGCGACACCCCCGTGTACTTCCTGCTGATTGACAACTTGCGCTACGACCAGTGGAAAGTGTTGGAGCCCATTATTGCCGAGATGTTCACGGTAGACTCCGAGGAAACCTACTACAGCATTCTGCCCACCACCACCGCTTACGCCCGCAACGCCATTTTCTCGGGCATGATGCCCGGCGAAATTCAGAAGAAGTATCCCAACCTGTGGGTGTGGGACGATGATGACGAAGGCAAAAACATGAACGAGGCCGAGTTCATGGAAATCATGTTCCAGACGGCCAACCAGAAGCACAAGTTCAGCTACCACAAGGTGACTAACCTGCAGGCCGGCAAGGATTTGCTGGGCAAGATGTCCAACCTGCACAACAACTATAAGCTGAACGCCATTGTCTACAACTTCGTGGACATGCTCTCCCATGCCCGCACCGACATGGCTATGATTCGGGAGCTGGCCGCCGATGAGTCGGCGTACCGCAGCATTACCCGCTCGTGGTTCCTGCACTCGCCGCTGTATGAGATGCTGCAGGTGATTGCCGAGAAGAAGGGCAAGCTCATCATCACCACCGACCACGGCACCATCCGCGTAAAACGCCCCTACAAGATTGTGGGCGACCGGAATACCAACACCAACCTGCGCTACAAGCACGGCAAAAACCTGGGCTTTGATGAAAGCCGCGACGTATTTGTGGTGCGCAAGCCGGAGCGCGTGTTCCTGCCCCGCGAAAACGTAAGCACCGCCTACGTCTTCACCGTCGGCGACTTTTTCTTCGCCTATCCCAACAACTACAACTACTACGTGAACTACTACAAGGACACGTTCCAGCACGGCGGCATCTCCCTGGAAGAATGCATTATTCCGTATGTAACGCTGAGTCCGAAAGGGTAATTAAATCCGAAAAAGTAATGACCGACAGCACGAAAGTGCTGTCGGTTCTTTTTTATTGCATAATGAGAATTGTATGGCCTTCCGCCCTTTTAGCACTAAGCCTAGTTTTACTGTCGGGTTGCGACCGGTGCAGCGACGTAGAACCAATGGATGATTCTCTCCGGTTTGTACTAGTAGATAAGCAAGGTCGCAACCTAATCGGCACCGGACCTGGGCAGTACCATCCGGATTCGGTCAGGATGCTGGTAGCGGGAACTGCCAATTATTCCACGGTAGAGCAAGCTGAAATTTACGAGGGAGGCTACGGGGTTAGTTTGTCCCCGAACAGGCAAGCGTTTAATTCCCATGATGATGTACGGGCTTATTTACAGCTTACTTCCAGGGATACCGATACCCTGGATATTACCTACCGCATAAAGGAAGGAAAGTGCTTCGATCTGGTAGAGTATAACAGCTTGTTCTACAACGGAAACCGCATGGCAGGTAGAAACGATTTTGGAGTTCCGATCATGCGTAAGAAAAGATAAGTTTCAGGTTCAAAAAGAAAGCGCGACTAAGTTTCTGGTCGTGCTTTCTTTTTGCCTAAGCGTGTATCTTACTGCCCGCCAGCCCGGCGCTTCTCATCCTCCGCGCCACCGCTGCGCTTCCGCGAAGGAGCCAGCTTCTCATTGCCGAAGCGGTAGTTAAAGGACAGCGTCACCATACGGGAGTCCAGGCGTTGGTAGAAACGCTCCACATAGTTGTCGTAGGAGGAGGTTGCGCGGGTTTTGCTGGTAAACAGAATATCGGAAGCATTCAGCTTAATAGTTGCTTTCCGGTCCAGCAGGCTTTTTTGTACCCCGGCCGCCAGCTGGCCGTTGGGCCGCACATCCAGGAAACCGTACTGCTCCCGCGACTGGTAGCTGGCATTCAAATCGGCACTCCAGCCTTTGCCCAGCGTCACGCTGCTGTTGGCGCTCAGGTTGAAGGCCGGGCGGCCCTTATCCAGCGCGGTGCCGGCCAGGTTGCCCACAAAACGGCTGTAGTAAAACACCGCGTTGGTATACAACTGCCAGCCTTTCACGGGCTCAAAGGGCGCCGTGAGCGTGAGAGCATAATAGTATTGCTTGCCCAGATTCACCTGCGTGGACACCACGGTGCTGTCGGTTTCCGGCTGCACCACCCCAATCATGGGGTCTTTCGTGATGCTGTAGCTCACGCCGGTGCTGAATTTTTGCAGGAAGGTGTGCGTCAGCTCCACATTGTAGCTGGTTTGCGGGCGCAGGTTGGGGTTGCCGGAACCTGAGGTAGTGGGGTCGATAATGTAGCGGAAGGGGTTTAACTGGCTGTAATTGGGCCGGTCTATGCGCCGGCTCATCGACAGCGAAACCTCGTTCTTCTCGTTGATGGTCTGCTTGAGGGCCGCGCTGGGAAACAGCTGGAAATAGTGGCGGTCGAAATGGTCGTTGCCTACCACCTGCTGCCCGGTGGCGTTGGTCTGCTCACCGCGCAAACCTGCCTGAATATTCAGCTTCGCGAAGCTGTGGTTTACATTCACATAAGCAGCCAGAATGTCCTCGTCGTACTTAAACCGGTTAGTCAGGTTGGGGTCCACGGTGGTTTCGCCGGCTATGGTGTTAGTATACAGCACATCATTATCTGAGGAAACCTGGCTGGCTTTGGCCCCGGCTTCCAGGCGCGTCTGCTTGGAGAGCGGGTGCACATAGTCCACCTTCGCCGATTGAATAGTAAGCTCCCCGGTCTGGTTGCCCTGCAGCAGGTAATCCAGGCCGCGTTCAGCGTTATCAAACTGCGTGGAAAGGTCCTGCAGACGGCGGGCGTCATAGCGGGCGTAGTCCACATCGGCAGTCAGTTCCCGGCTGCCGCTGGAGTCGTTGGCAAAGGTGTGCTTGAAGTTAAGGTTGGCCGCCTGGTTGGGGGAATGAAAGTTGCGGTGGCTCTCCGCATTATAGGCCGTAATCAAATGGCCCGTGGCATCATACAGGGAGGTGCGGTTGACGCCGTATTGCTTGGGGCTGCGGCTGTCCAGCCCGCTCACCACCACGCCCAGCACCGTGTTTTCCGTCAGGTTGAAGTCCAGGCCGCCTTTCCAGCTGTGGGTTTGCGTGCCCAGGCGCATGCGGTTGGTCTGATCGCTGCTGCCGGTAAGGGTGCGCTGCCCGTCCGTGTTGGCGTAGAAGTCCCGGTGAATGTCCAGCTTGGCCATGCCCTGGCGGTCGGCGTAGTTATAAGACCCGAACAGGTTCACCTTTTTCTGCCGGTAGTTCATCGAGAGGCCGCCATTCCACTTGGTGTACTGGCTTCGGCTGATGCTCAGGTTAGCGGTGCCATTGGTGCCCTGGCGCTGGTCTTTTTTCAGGTTGATGGCGATGATACCCGCCCCGCCCTGGGCATCGTACTTAGCAGGTGGGTTGGTAATCAGCTCAATGCTTTTCAGCTGCTCGGCGGGCAGCGACTTCAGGTATTCAGCCAGCTCCGAGCCCGTCATGGGCTGGCGCTTGCCATCAATAAGTACCAATAAGCCCTGTTTGCCGCGCAAGGCCAAGTTGTCGTTGCCATCTACGGTTACGCCGGGCGAGCGGCGCAGTACATCCAGCGAGGTGTTGCCGGCCGCCAGCGTGCTGCCTTCCACATTCACCACAGTGCGGTCGGCCTGGCGCTCATACAAGGGCTTCTGGCCCACCACCACTACTTCCTTCAGGGTGGTAGCCCCACTCACCTGCAGCGTAATAGTAGGTAGGGCAACCGGGCTGCCCGCCACGTCAAAAGGCTTGGTCCAGGCCCGCTGAAAGCCCAACTGGGCCACCGAAACCAGGTAGCGCCCGGCTGCCGGCTCCTCCAGGCGGAAGGCCCCTTTATCGTCGCTGAACTCCGATTTCACCACCACGGAGTCGGCGGCGCGGTGCAAGGTTACGGTGGCAAATTCTACGGCGGCGCCTTTGGCATCCAGCAGAGAACCACTGACCCCGGCGGGTGTTTGGGCGGCGGCGCTTTGCCAGGACCAGCCCAGCAGGAGCCCGGCCAGCGCCAGGCGCCGACCGGAAATGAGAGCAAAGTTTGTTTTCATGTTAGTGAGAGGAGGGAGTGGAACAGTTGGCAGAGATGCGGTCAAGCAGATGGCGTAGAATGGTCAGGTCGTCTTCAGAAATGCCCTGTAGAGCTATTTTGCGGTTGTTTAGCACAATGGGCTCCACGGCGGCCAGAGTTTGTTCGCCGGTGGCCGTAACGCGCAGGCGGCTGCGCCGCCCGTCGCCGGGCAGGGCTTCGGCCGTGAGCAAGCCATGGTTGATCAGCAGGCGAATGATGCGCGCCACGGAAGCCTGGTCCTTGAAAACCCGCTCGGCAATTTCCATCTGCGTCACATCGTCTTTCTCCCGGATAACCTGCAGCACCAGCCACTGGTCAACGGTAATGGCAATACCGGCCCGGTCAATGTTGGCCTGTGCCAGCTTGCGATACTGACGAATGGCCTTATCAATAGAGTAAAAAATGACGTTACTGAGCATGGCTGAAATGGTAGTTGCCCACAAGACCTATGATATGTTATAGAAGTTGCCCGTGGTAGTAAATATTTTTTTTCCTCGGCACATAAACCGCCATAAGCGAGGCTTTAACCGGTTTTGGTTATCACCATAAAACAAAAGCCCCGCTGCCTTTCCACTAACAGGAAAAAGCCGCGGGGCAGGCGTAAAGGGAATTGAAACCCTAGCTTTTGCTGGATTTCAGGAAGGATTTAGCCTGCTTATAAGCATCGGAATCGGGGTCAGCTTTGGCCAGTACTACCTGGTAGTAGCGGCGGGCGGCGGGTACATCTTTGTCCAGCAGCGCCATGGAAGCCAGGTTGGCGTTAGCCGACA
The Hymenobacter sp. DG25B genome window above contains:
- a CDS encoding outer membrane beta-barrel protein, producing the protein MKTNFALISGRRLALAGLLLGWSWQSAAAQTPAGVSGSLLDAKGAAVEFATVTLHRAADSVVVKSEFSDDKGAFRLEEPAAGRYLVSVAQLGFQRAWTKPFDVAGSPVALPTITLQVSGATTLKEVVVVGQKPLYERQADRTVVNVEGSTLAAGNTSLDVLRRSPGVTVDGNDNLALRGKQGLLVLIDGKRQPMTGSELAEYLKSLPAEQLKSIELITNPPAKYDAQGGAGIIAINLKKDQRQGTNGTANLSISRSQYTKWNGGLSMNYRQKKVNLFGSYNYADRQGMAKLDIHRDFYANTDGQRTLTGSSDQTNRMRLGTQTHSWKGGLDFNLTENTVLGVVVSGLDSRSPKQYGVNRTSLYDATGHLITAYNAESHRNFHSPNQAANLNFKHTFANDSSGSRELTADVDYARYDARRLQDLSTQFDNAERGLDYLLQGNQTGELTIQSAKVDYVHPLSKQTRLEAGAKASQVSSDNDVLYTNTIAGETTVDPNLTNRFKYDEDILAAYVNVNHSFAKLNIQAGLRGEQTNATGQQVVGNDHFDRHYFQLFPSAALKQTINEKNEVSLSMSRRIDRPNYSQLNPFRYIIDPTTSGSGNPNLRPQTSYNVELTHTFLQKFSTGVSYSITKDPMIGVVQPETDSTVVSTQVNLGKQYYYALTLTAPFEPVKGWQLYTNAVFYYSRFVGNLAGTALDKGRPAFNLSANSSVTLGKGWSADLNASYQSREQYGFLDVRPNGQLAAGVQKSLLDRKATIKLNASDILFTSKTRATSSYDNYVERFYQRLDSRMVTLSFNYRFGNEKLAPSRKRSGGAEDEKRRAGGQ
- the lpxD gene encoding UDP-3-O-(3-hydroxymyristoyl)glucosamine N-acyltransferase, whose protein sequence is MEFTVGQVAEVLRGDVEGDAALRIDRLAKIEEARDGSLTFLANPKYEPQLYTTGASAVIVSRTLELRQPVSAALIRVDDPYTCFTTLLEFYQQASRTGRRGVEEPAFMGPNSTIGENHYRGAFSYIGHDCEIGPDVVIFPHVYIGDRVKIGAGTILYAGAKIYSETVIGARCTVHAGAVIGSDGFGFAPQPDGSYRTIPQIGNVVLEDNVSIGANATIDCATMGSTILREGSKIDNLVQIAHNVEIGRHTVVASQTGISGSTKIGDFCVLAGQTGLAGHLTLANRTTVTAQSGVGKSIKEEGVFLQGSPAFNLRDSLRANAIFRRLPDLERRLDVLERKQTAPEKS
- a CDS encoding MarR family winged helix-turn-helix transcriptional regulator; protein product: MLSNVIFYSIDKAIRQYRKLAQANIDRAGIAITVDQWLVLQVIREKDDVTQMEIAERVFKDQASVARIIRLLINHGLLTAEALPGDGRRSRLRVTATGEQTLAAVEPIVLNNRKIALQGISEDDLTILRHLLDRISANCSTPSSH
- a CDS encoding PglZ domain-containing protein, which codes for MQRYSILWADDEIDLLKPHILFLQDKGYDVTGVNSGADAIEQIQEQNYDIVFLDENMPGLTGLETLSEIKTIKPTVPVVMITKSEEEHIMEEAIGSKIADYLIKPVNPNQILLAVKKVLDNKRLVSEKTNTGYQRDFRQLGMQLSDRLSAQEWADVYKKLVYWELEINETEGKSMAEVFNMQKDEANSYFGRFITENYEDWVNGDKDAPLMSHQLFKERVFPLLKETGDTPVYFLLIDNLRYDQWKVLEPIIAEMFTVDSEETYYSILPTTTAYARNAIFSGMMPGEIQKKYPNLWVWDDDDEGKNMNEAEFMEIMFQTANQKHKFSYHKVTNLQAGKDLLGKMSNLHNNYKLNAIVYNFVDMLSHARTDMAMIRELAADESAYRSITRSWFLHSPLYEMLQVIAEKKGKLIITTDHGTIRVKRPYKIVGDRNTNTNLRYKHGKNLGFDESRDVFVVRKPERVFLPRENVSTAYVFTVGDFFFAYPNNYNYYVNYYKDTFQHGGISLEECIIPYVTLSPKG
- a CDS encoding HD domain-containing protein, producing the protein MNKKKIFNDPVYGFVTIPTELLFDLIEHSYFQRLRRIQQLGLTMFVYPGALHTRFHHALGAMHLMSLALRTLKDKGIQISAQEGEAAMAAILLHDIGHGPLSHALERSIFHEVHHEELSLHLMRKLNTEFNGALDLAIEIFRGTYHRPFFHQLVSSQLDMDRLDYLNRDSFYTGVQEGRPGADRLIKMLTVVDERLVLEEKAVYSIENFLVSRRLMYWQVYLHKTVTSAEQMIIRIMQHARDLVRSGVEVPASPNLHFFLSRNVSQKEFEADDTILRRFTRLDDTDVWSAIKLWADHPDKVLNYLAQSMLDRHLFKIQLQTEPFDEDFQLGIVELIAEHFQLPPAAAAQLMLTGRISNNAYDADGQDTIDVLTKRGSVVNVAEASDLPNIKALGQRVEKHYICYPKEIL